In Roseofilum casamattae BLCC-M143, a single window of DNA contains:
- a CDS encoding DUF565 domain-containing protein yields the protein MQNTRLNQLANVIGRETARVLQNPWRRLSLVTIAFLFGFFLGNALSTIAGQRAEQDILVAAILVIVIEIVNRLIYNRQFWTQDSIWRDGINSLKIGLIYSLFVEAFKLGS from the coding sequence ATGCAAAATACTCGCCTGAATCAACTCGCGAACGTTATTGGTAGGGAAACGGCACGGGTGCTGCAAAACCCTTGGCGGCGCCTCTCCTTGGTGACCATTGCCTTTCTTTTCGGCTTTTTCCTCGGCAACGCTCTCTCCACCATTGCCGGCCAGCGCGCCGAACAAGATATTCTAGTTGCGGCTATTCTGGTCATTGTCATCGAAATAGTAAATCGTCTCATTTATAATCGGCAATTTTGGACGCAAGACAGTATCTGGCGCGATGGGATCAATAGTTTGAAGATAGGATTAATCTACAGTTTATTTGTAGAAGCATTTAAATTGGGATCGTGA